The DNA sequence GCCTGTACTGTCGGTTCTATGTCCTCTGCCGATTTTCTTTTGAAAATTAAAATTGCAAATACAAGTAATCCTATCAGGACTAGAATCAATGCAATAGGTCCGTAGACTTCCATCATTTGCATTATATCCATTGGCGGTTTGGCTTCCTGCGCAGGTGCAAATTCAAGAATTTCTACTGTAACCTTTTCTACAGGTATTCCTGTCGCCGAAGCAACCATCCCTTTAATTTTATTGACGTCAGCACCTGCCTGTGCAGCATTTGCTGTATTATTGCCTCCGCTTTGAACATTGGGTTGCCTATTGTATAACAGCGCAACAGTAATAGACGAATTCTCTTTGTTCATTTTTCCTATCTCTTTAGTCGCCTGGGTAACAACCTTATTAATTTCATAGTTAACTGTTTTATCATTTAACTGATATTCACCATTTTCCCCTGTCGTTACGTTTGGATATGTCGGCGGGTTGGTATCTGTACCTGGTGCTCCCCCGGTTGCACCATTTGTCAGATTTTCTTTTCTTTCAGTAAAACTTCTTATAATTCCTTTACCATCTACAACAGGTTCAAAAACTTCTTTATTTGTTACCAATGTATCAAAATCCAGTTCAAGACTGGCTGCAACTCTTATATTATCCGCCAACCCGGTTAGAAGCTCTTTGACCTGTCTTTCTACATTCCTTGTCACAAGCTGCTTTAATGCATATTGTTTATCAGCGTTCCCATTGGTGCTGTCGTCATAGTTTTCATTAAGTATATTTCCGTTATTATCAAGTATGGTTACATCTTTAGGATCCAGATTTTCAACGCTGCCTGCAATAAACCTCTCTATCCCTTTAATCTGTTTCTCAGTAAGTTCCTGGTATGAATCAACTATGACGCTGGCTTTTGCAGCATTTTCTTTAGAATTAAAGAATGCACTCTGTTCCGGAATACTTAATTTAACAGTTGCATTTCTTATGTTGTCCATTTCACTCAAAGCTCTTTCGAGTTCGCTTTCTTTATAAATCTGATATTTTTTTCGCCTCTCAGCATCGGTAGTCCCTAAACTGGTCTTATTCAAATCCTCAAACGTCATGCCTTTTTTAGGATAACCGGCTTCCGCCAGCGACACTTTAGCCTTATTAATATCTTGTTTCTTTACTTCTATTGAAGTACCATTATCGCTGAGCCGATAATCAATTCCCAGTTTCTCAAGCTGTTTACTCATTTCCCCTATATCCTTAGGATTCAGATGGGAAAAAAGCGGTTGATACTGCGGTCTGCTAACAGCAATCACTGCAATAACAACGCTAAGAAATACTACTACAGAGGTAATGATAAGTTTCATTCTATTACTTTTATCTAAATTATTCCAAAAATCCATAAATTGCTGAGGAATTTTGCTTAAAATATCGGGCATACCTACACCTCAATCAGTATTATTATGAAAATAGCTCGGAGTTAAAAGCCACTAAACGTTCGAGCGAGACATGGAAACACACCACTAGTTCGTGAAAATCTTGCAGTTAGTGCTTTGCGGCGTGGAATGCCTCCAAATCTCACCCTCTTTCGTCGTACTAACATCCGGTTTAGCAGGAAGAAGGGGTGCGACTTGGGGACGGTTCGTCTGTCGCATGGGGTTTTCATGCGACTGAGGAACTGTCCCCATGTCGAAGCCCTGAACAATCAAGCATATTTTCATCATTTTTTGTGCCGGGCTTGTCCGGCATGATCGTTAATAGTATAGAAATAAGTTACAATACTATAGCTGTATTCTCATAATTTCATTATACGCATCCATTATTTTATTTCTAACTT is a window from the Petroclostridium xylanilyticum genome containing:
- the fliF gene encoding flagellar basal-body MS-ring/collar protein FliF; this translates as MPDILSKIPQQFMDFWNNLDKSNRMKLIITSVVVFLSVVIAVIAVSRPQYQPLFSHLNPKDIGEMSKQLEKLGIDYRLSDNGTSIEVKKQDINKAKVSLAEAGYPKKGMTFEDLNKTSLGTTDAERRKKYQIYKESELERALSEMDNIRNATVKLSIPEQSAFFNSKENAAKASVIVDSYQELTEKQIKGIERFIAGSVENLDPKDVTILDNNGNILNENYDDSTNGNADKQYALKQLVTRNVERQVKELLTGLADNIRVAASLELDFDTLVTNKEVFEPVVDGKGIIRSFTERKENLTNGATGGAPGTDTNPPTYPNVTTGENGEYQLNDKTVNYEINKVVTQATKEIGKMNKENSSITVALLYNRQPNVQSGGNNTANAAQAGADVNKIKGMVASATGIPVEKVTVEILEFAPAQEAKPPMDIMQMMEVYGPIALILVLIGLLVFAILIFKRKSAEDIEPTVQAVTSKYNVPVREEELLPEIDTEERSEVKKQIEKFVKQKPEAVAQLLRNWLAEDWD